A window of Macrotis lagotis isolate mMagLag1 chromosome X, bilby.v1.9.chrom.fasta, whole genome shotgun sequence contains these coding sequences:
- the THAP7 gene encoding THAP domain-containing protein 7 → MPRHCSAAGCCTRDTRETRTRGISFHRLPKKDNPRRGLWLANCRRLDPSGQGLWDPASEYIYFCSKHFEENCFELVGISGYHRLKEGAVPTIFESFSKLRRASKAKPHGYRPGSPDLARLRRRRRRCSTGRAAPPAANNPVVNGPAPADVPCFPEEEPPAPEGPAPPGSLPALPSSPAPSGLVSPFSDLLEPLEPHGDEASCGTPPALEQEPSPSAARPVSPSAYMLRLPPPAGAYIQNEHSYQVGSALLWKRRAEAALDALDKAQRQLQACKRREQRLRLRIARLQQERAREKRTQADARQAPREPPRDSEPQ, encoded by the exons ATGCCCCGGCACTGCTCGGCCGCGGGCTGCTGCACCCGCGACACGCGCGAGACCCGGACCCGCGGGATCTCCTTCCACAG GCTGCCCAAGAAGGACAACCCTCGGAGAGGCCTGTGGCTGGCCAACTGCCGGCGGCTGGACCCCAGCGGCCAGGGGCTCTGGGACCCCGCCTCGGAGTACATCTACTTCTGCTCCAAGCACTTCGAGGAGAACTGCTTTGAGCTGGTGGGGATCAG TGGGTATCATCGGCTGAAGGAAGGGGCCGTGCCCACCATCTTCGAGTCGTTCTCCAAGCTGCGGCGCGCCTCGAAGGCCAAGCCGCACGGCTACCGCCCCGGCTCTCCGGACCTCGCCCGCCTCAGGAGACGCAGGCGCCG CTGTTCCACAGGTCGCGCGGCCCCTCCGGCTGCCAATAACCCTGTGGTGAATGGGCCCGCTCCCGCCGACGTGCCCTGCTTCCCCGAGGAGGAGCCGCCGGCCCCCGAAGGCCCCGCTCCCCCGGGGAGCCTGCCGGCCCTGCCTTCCTCGCCGGCCCCCAGTGGCCTCGTGAGTCCTTTCTCCGACCTCCTAGAGCCCCTGGAGCCTCACGGGGATGAAGCCAGCTGCGGGACCCCTCCGGCCTTGGAGCAGGAACCCTCCCCCTCGGCGGCCCGGCCCGTGTCTCCTTCGGCCTACATGCTGCGGCTGCCGCCGCCGGCTGGGGCTTACATCCAGAACGAGCACAGCTACCAGGTGGGCAGCGCACTGCTCTGGAAGCGGCGGGCGGAGGCGGCCCTGGACGCCCTGGACAAAGCCCAGCGCCAGCTGCAGGCCTGCAAGCGACGGGAGCAGCGGCTACGGCTGCGGATCGCCCGGCTGCAACAGGAGCGGGCACGGGAGAAGAGGACCCAGGCGGATGCCCGGCAGGCCCCAAGGGAGCCCCCACGGGATTCGGAGCCACAGTGA